Genomic window (Marinobacter fonticola):
TTGTCGGCCTTTTTGTCTGTAGTCTTCTCGTCTTTAGCCTCGTTAGCTTTCCCCTTTCTGCGACTACCGGTCATTTTTTCATCCTCTTGAGGCTGGCTTCCAAGGCGCTGGACAGGTCCTCGGAAGGTTCCTTCTTGCGCGCCGGGGGCTTTTTAACTTTCCCGCCCTTGCGTTTCCGTTCGATCATTTCCAATACCCGCTCACGGTACTCATCGTGATAATCATCGGGCTCGAAAGACGCATCCAGCATTCCGATCAGTTCCTTCGCCATATCAAGTTCCCGGCCATCAAGCGTCTTCCCCTCCGGCGCCTTGAGCTGATCGGCAGAAATCACCCGGTCGGCATAGCGTAAAGTCATCAGCATGGGGTAGCCCTCGTAGAGTTGCAGGGCGCCTACATATTCCTTTTTGCGCATGACCCAGCGGGCCAGCCCTTCTCGATCGGCCTTCGATAAGGCTTCGCCCAGTGCCGCGTATGCCTCGTCGTCGCCATCCGGCCCCAGATAGTAAGGGCGGTCGTACCAGCGATGATCGATGACCTTGGGTGGGTAGAAGCGCACTATTTCAATGTCCCTCGAGGCCTCCGGTTGCAACTCATCCAGCTCGTCGGGATTAAGTAGCACTTCATCACCCTCATCGGTTCGATAGGCCCGCAGCATGCTATCGCGCTCGACGACATCGCCTGATTCCGCGTTAACCATGGCCTGACGCACAGGCTGATGATCCTTACCGTGCAGCAGCCGAAAATGGATATTGCGGTCGGATACGGCAGAGTAGAGCTTGACCGGAACCGCAATATCCTTGAACCGCACAGTCCCTTTCCAGATTGCACGTGCGGCCATCAGCCCTCCTCGGTGCGCGAGCTACGGGACTCGGCGGCACACTCGGGACAAAGCAGGTCGGACGACTGCACCTCGTCAATCACGCAGGTATGGCACACCGGCCGATCGCAGGCTATGCAGTAGGCCAAGGCCTCGGCATGCCAACTGCCTTCGCAAAAAGGGCAGTACTCGCCACCGGGCGAAAGCCACCAACGCTCATCTTGGGGGCGTTCTCCTGATTCGGATGTCATCTGTTCGACTCCAGTTTTTCCAGTGTATTTACCGTCAACGGACGCCGGGCCTGCTCAAAACCCTCCCAGGGATCGTCTTTCAGTGAACGCAGCCTACGGAACAGGTTTTTGACGGTATAGCGATCCCCGCGCTCTACGCGGGTCACTTCGTCCCATCGCAGAGGCGTCGCTACCGGCGCGCCCTCCCGGGCGCGGATCGAGTACGACGCTACGCTGGTGGCGCCGCGGCCATTACGTAGGTAGTCGATAAAAATACGCCCCTTGCGGCGGGCCTTGGCCATGTGGGTGGTCAACAACTGGGGCTGTTCCTGGGCATGGATGTTGGCCACCACGCGGGCGAACTGTTTGATAACCTCCCAATCCGCCTCGGGTTCGATGGGAACCACCACATGCAACCCCTTGCCGCCGGTGGTTCGCGGGAAACCCGTCAGCCCTGCCCTAGCCAGCCTTTGGCCGAGGTGGTGCACAGTCTCGGCCAATACGGACCAAGGCACCGAGGGGTCAGGATCGAAGTCGAAGGTCACCGTATCGGGGGTTTCCACGTCCTCTATGCGACTGCCCCATGGGTGCAGTTCGAGCACCCCGGTTTGCGCCAGGTAGACGAGATCGCGGGCCGTCTCGACGTAAACGAAATCGGAGTCATCACCGGAATTCCCGGCGATGGTGACTTGCGGCAGCTGGCCGGCCAGTGCACGGCCGGGCCGCTTCTGGAAAAAGCAGTCGCCAGTCCAGCCATCGGGACAACGAACCATGGCAAGCGGACGACGCCCTACATGGGGCAGCATCCACTCCGCAACGGCGTCCAAATACTGCGCAATCGCCCGTTTGGTCAGACCAACCTCGGGAAAGACGACGCGATCCGCGTGACTCACGGCAACACCGGCAATGCGCACGCCCCGAGGGCCGGGAGAGTTCCGGGTTGGCCCTTCAGCCGTCGTCCGGCGTGTGGAGCCTTCGGCTGATTTAGCTTGCTCGGTGTCTGCGCTATCAACCGAAGGCGCGGTGTCTTGAGTTGTTATTTCGTCTGCAGTCTTGTCGTCGCGCAGCCCACGAAAGACCGGCTGGCGCAACACTCCGCGAGCGGAGCGCTGGGCATACTCCACATCAACGACGAGCTCAGGCTGAACCCATTGAGCGCCCTTGCTATCCGGTACCTGTTGCGCAAAAGGGCGGCGTTCGATACTCAGGCTTTGCAGCCGTTCGCGGAGCATTCCGATCTGGTGTGAGGAGAAACCTGCGCCCACCCGGCCCTGGTATTCAAATCCGGACGATCCGAAGGCGCCCAGCAACAGTGAACCGAAACCGGTTCGCGCTCCGGAAGGTGGGGTATAGCCGCCCACGACGAACTCATCCTGCAGCGTGCATTTAGACTTTACCCAGCTTTCCTGGCGACCCGGGCGGTAGCGGGCATCGACCTGTTTGGAAATAATGCCTTCAAGGCGCATGTCACAGACTTCGCGCAGGAATCCGGCGCCGTGCCCCAGAATATGGTCAGAGTAGCGCACGGCGCCGCCCGCTAAATCGGGGCGCGCTTCCAGCACCGCTTTCAGCGCGGCCTTGCGCTCCGTCAACGGCGTGCGCATCAGGTTATAGCCATCCAGGTGGAGCAAATCGAACACCTGCAGTACCAGGCCAGCGTCATGCACGGTGCCTCCAACGCCGCCGACCCGGTCCTGAAGTTTACGGAAACTGGTTGTGCCGTCCTGATCGAAGATCACGATTTCGCCATCAATGATCGCTTCGTCGACGGGTAGCCGGCCAAGCGCGTCGACCAATTCGGGAAAGCGATGGGTCCAGTCCTTGCCATTGCGGGTTAACAAGGCGACGTCGCCGAGATCCAGACGCGCCATAAGACGATAACCATCGAACTTGAGTTCATGCAGCCACTGATCGCCCTTCGGGGGCCGAGGTTTGAGGACCGCCAACTGCGGGGCTGGACGATCAATCAGGGCCTGCTTCCGGGTATCCGGCAACGCAGCAGGATCGACGGCGGGTTCTTGAAGCTGTGCAGTCCAGACTCGGTTTTTATCGGCTGCAATCTCGTCCATGGAGCGGCCAGACACAATGCTCAGATCGTCCGGGTCCAGCGGTTGCCTCGCAGGATCAGTGCGTTTGATGAGCAGCCATTGCCGGCGATCCTGGCGGCCCTCACGCGACTTTCCAGCCGACGACCCAGCCGACGACGTGCGTACCAGCGACCAGCGGCCGGTCAGTTTGGAACCGTGCAGCTCCAGGTCAATCCGGTCAGCGCTGGGCTTGCCGAGCGGACGCCAGGTGCCTGTATCCCAAAGCATGACAGTGCCGCCCCCATACTCCTGGCGCGGGATCACACCTTCAAAGTCGCCGTACGCCAGTGGATGGTCTTCAACCTCAACCGCCAGGCGCTTCTCGCCCCTGGCTAGACTCGGCCCCTTCGGCAGGGCCCAGCTGCGTAAAACACCGGCTTGCTCCAACCGCAAGTCAAAGTGCTCGTGGCTGGCAGCATGCTTATGCATGACGTAGCGAGCATTCCCTTTCCGGCTTTGCGCAGGCTGGCCCTGCGGCTCCGGCGACCGCTCGAAGTTACGCTTATCTCGGTAGGCTTTGAGGGAGTCGGGCATCCTGGCGCCTCAATCGTTAGTCTATCCATACGACAACAACCCTAATAGAG
Coding sequences:
- the ku gene encoding non-homologous end joining protein Ku, whose amino-acid sequence is MAARAIWKGTVRFKDIAVPVKLYSAVSDRNIHFRLLHGKDHQPVRQAMVNAESGDVVERDSMLRAYRTDEGDEVLLNPDELDELQPEASRDIEIVRFYPPKVIDHRWYDRPYYLGPDGDDEAYAALGEALSKADREGLARWVMRKKEYVGALQLYEGYPMLMTLRYADRVISADQLKAPEGKTLDGRELDMAKELIGMLDASFEPDDYHDEYRERVLEMIERKRKGGKVKKPPARKKEPSEDLSSALEASLKRMKK
- the ligD gene encoding DNA ligase D — encoded protein: MPDSLKAYRDKRNFERSPEPQGQPAQSRKGNARYVMHKHAASHEHFDLRLEQAGVLRSWALPKGPSLARGEKRLAVEVEDHPLAYGDFEGVIPRQEYGGGTVMLWDTGTWRPLGKPSADRIDLELHGSKLTGRWSLVRTSSAGSSAGKSREGRQDRRQWLLIKRTDPARQPLDPDDLSIVSGRSMDEIAADKNRVWTAQLQEPAVDPAALPDTRKQALIDRPAPQLAVLKPRPPKGDQWLHELKFDGYRLMARLDLGDVALLTRNGKDWTHRFPELVDALGRLPVDEAIIDGEIVIFDQDGTTSFRKLQDRVGGVGGTVHDAGLVLQVFDLLHLDGYNLMRTPLTERKAALKAVLEARPDLAGGAVRYSDHILGHGAGFLREVCDMRLEGIISKQVDARYRPGRQESWVKSKCTLQDEFVVGGYTPPSGARTGFGSLLLGAFGSSGFEYQGRVGAGFSSHQIGMLRERLQSLSIERRPFAQQVPDSKGAQWVQPELVVDVEYAQRSARGVLRQPVFRGLRDDKTADEITTQDTAPSVDSADTEQAKSAEGSTRRTTAEGPTRNSPGPRGVRIAGVAVSHADRVVFPEVGLTKRAIAQYLDAVAEWMLPHVGRRPLAMVRCPDGWTGDCFFQKRPGRALAGQLPQVTIAGNSGDDSDFVYVETARDLVYLAQTGVLELHPWGSRIEDVETPDTVTFDFDPDPSVPWSVLAETVHHLGQRLARAGLTGFPRTTGGKGLHVVVPIEPEADWEVIKQFARVVANIHAQEQPQLLTTHMAKARRKGRIFIDYLRNGRGATSVASYSIRAREGAPVATPLRWDEVTRVERGDRYTVKNLFRRLRSLKDDPWEGFEQARRPLTVNTLEKLESNR